The proteins below are encoded in one region of Bifidobacterium catenulatum DSM 16992 = JCM 1194 = LMG 11043:
- a CDS encoding dihydrofolate reductase, translating to MEHDSSRSGYHEPEPGHAGLEDEEDWGDDFPKTFSVNLIWAQACDKEGHDGAIGFKGGMPWHLPEDMKRFKELTVSHPVIMGRKTWESLSLKYRPLPNRDNIVVSHDSSYTAPGATVVDSLDDALDLARQEAIPDDGLDRSEIWIIGGGQLFHEAMPFADKAYVTQISMHVDTDTYAPDIKGLVESGAWKVAEEGVWQGTRKGSDDIAGFRFITFERNHEE from the coding sequence ATGGAGCATGACAGTAGCCGCAGTGGCTATCACGAACCCGAGCCCGGACATGCCGGGCTTGAGGACGAGGAGGATTGGGGTGATGATTTCCCCAAGACGTTCTCGGTGAATCTGATTTGGGCGCAGGCTTGTGACAAGGAAGGTCATGACGGCGCCATCGGATTTAAGGGTGGTATGCCGTGGCATCTGCCCGAAGACATGAAGCGTTTCAAGGAGCTTACCGTCTCGCATCCGGTCATCATGGGGCGTAAGACGTGGGAATCCCTGAGCCTGAAGTATCGTCCGTTGCCAAATCGCGACAATATCGTGGTCTCGCACGATTCGTCTTATACGGCGCCTGGAGCGACCGTGGTCGACAGTTTGGACGATGCGCTTGATCTGGCCCGTCAGGAAGCCATTCCGGATGATGGTCTCGATCGCAGTGAAATCTGGATCATCGGTGGCGGTCAGCTGTTCCACGAGGCGATGCCGTTTGCGGACAAGGCGTACGTGACGCAAATCAGCATGCACGTTGACACCGACACCTATGCGCCTGACATCAAAGGACTGGTGGAGTCTGGGGCGTGGAAGGTGGCCGAGGAAGGCGTATGGCAGGGCACAAGAAAAGGTTCCGACGATATTGCTGGATTCCGTTTCATAACCTTTGAAAGAAATCACGAGGAGTGA
- a CDS encoding low molecular weight protein-tyrosine-phosphatase codes for MYTVMTVCTGNICRSPMAEIILRTEFERRGLADKVNVESSGVSDEEYGNPIDRCAVKVLRERGYELPAHHFAHRITRDEIERTDLFLPMTASHMRALLRQLPQAKRENVHMYRSFDPNLTKPAAGYESEIDLVDPWYGGAHEFEVAIDQIEEVAPFIVDWVEQRL; via the coding sequence ATGTATACCGTGATGACCGTGTGCACCGGCAACATCTGCCGTTCTCCCATGGCCGAGATCATTCTGCGCACCGAATTCGAGCGTCGTGGACTCGCCGACAAGGTCAATGTCGAATCCAGCGGCGTCAGCGATGAAGAATACGGCAATCCTATCGATCGTTGCGCCGTCAAGGTGTTGCGTGAGCGTGGATATGAGCTTCCGGCGCACCATTTCGCGCACCGCATCACTCGTGATGAGATCGAGCGTACCGACCTGTTCCTGCCGATGACCGCTTCCCACATGCGTGCGTTGTTGCGTCAGCTTCCGCAGGCCAAGCGTGAGAACGTGCATATGTACCGTAGTTTCGATCCGAACCTCACCAAGCCTGCTGCAGGTTACGAAAGCGAGATTGACCTGGTCGATCCATGGTATGGTGGCGCCCATGAATTCGAAGTGGCGATCGATCAGATTGAGGAAGTGGCTCCGTTCATCGTCGATTGGGTCGAACAGCGGCTCTGA
- a CDS encoding CHAP domain-containing protein produces the protein MRHAAHKAAKVSNERFSVAKALFTSSRGSHTAKAVRMVQLANGEGAVVGLEPAVAEKLNEVAPMSRRAMREAARVAGRRSAFMASASLAALVGTAATAMAVGQQNASEMTFADNATTTTQMKRVSDNAASRSESRSGLDALASTSNSGDWQLGETSSSMDANLLSKSIADNPNVAVLMDQDAGLLPSGFNPNHDTGDTGNDYPYGQCTWWAYTRRAQLGLPAGSHFGNARSWGDSARALGYWVDNTARHVGDIVVFAPGQQGADSYYGHVAIVEEVNADGSIKISESNVKGLGVISDRTFTAQEASQLTYIHY, from the coding sequence ATGAGGCATGCGGCGCATAAAGCTGCCAAGGTTTCGAATGAGCGTTTCAGCGTTGCTAAGGCGTTGTTCACCTCGAGCCGCGGTTCCCACACCGCCAAGGCCGTTCGTATGGTCCAGCTGGCAAATGGTGAGGGTGCCGTTGTGGGTCTTGAGCCTGCGGTTGCCGAGAAGCTGAATGAGGTGGCTCCGATGAGTCGCCGCGCCATGCGTGAGGCTGCTCGTGTAGCCGGTCGTCGCTCCGCATTCATGGCTTCCGCATCGCTGGCTGCGTTGGTCGGCACCGCGGCCACTGCCATGGCGGTCGGCCAGCAGAATGCGTCTGAAATGACTTTTGCCGACAATGCCACCACTACTACGCAGATGAAGCGCGTCTCCGACAATGCGGCATCCCGTTCCGAGTCCCGTAGCGGTCTTGACGCTCTGGCCTCCACCAGCAACAGTGGTGATTGGCAGCTTGGCGAAACCAGTTCCTCCATGGATGCGAATCTTCTGTCAAAGTCCATTGCCGACAATCCCAATGTCGCCGTCCTCATGGATCAGGACGCCGGTCTTCTTCCTTCGGGCTTCAATCCGAACCACGACACCGGTGATACCGGCAATGACTACCCATACGGCCAGTGCACATGGTGGGCGTATACCCGTCGTGCACAGCTTGGCCTGCCTGCCGGAAGCCATTTTGGCAATGCGCGGAGTTGGGGTGATTCCGCTCGCGCTCTCGGCTATTGGGTTGATAACACGGCACGCCACGTTGGCGATATCGTGGTATTCGCTCCAGGACAACAGGGTGCGGACAGCTATTACGGGCATGTCGCGATTGTCGAAGAAGTGAATGCCGACGGTTCGATTAAGATTTCGGAATCCAATGTCAAGGGTCTTGGCGTGATTTCCGATCGTACGTTCACTGCGCAGGAAGCTTCGCAGTTGACATATATTCATTACTGA
- a CDS encoding DUF2530 domain-containing protein yields the protein MKIAPIIDPSARKPSPKPVRVDLRKVFTFGTALWAIALIVCIVLLAFGINAERAQTVCEAGTVIGVLMLVWEHFDRWDYRRLGE from the coding sequence ATGAAGATTGCTCCGATCATTGACCCCAGCGCGAGGAAGCCCTCCCCCAAACCAGTGCGCGTGGATTTACGCAAGGTGTTCACGTTCGGCACCGCGCTTTGGGCCATCGCGCTGATCGTCTGCATCGTATTGCTGGCATTCGGCATCAACGCCGAGCGTGCACAGACCGTATGCGAGGCCGGCACGGTCATTGGCGTACTTATGCTGGTTTGGGAGCATTTCGACCGTTGGGACTACCGACGTCTCGGCGAATAA
- the phoU gene encoding phosphate signaling complex protein PhoU: MRVIFNEELKAVADDLDHMVKGVRRAINGAGDALLNQNLEAAQAVIDGDIEIDALEASVVDQCVKLLAKQNPVATDLRVVVSTMRLATTFERMGDLARHIAEAARRTYPASPLPAEAQPLFTEMQAFLNDVADQTVAMLSDRDTKTAEQIIINDDKLDELHKKTFELAQSENWAGTNQQLIDVVLIGRFMERLGDHAVSAARRVVYIVSGFDPSKEPARDEDTDIA; encoded by the coding sequence ATGCGCGTTATTTTCAACGAAGAGCTCAAGGCTGTTGCCGATGATCTCGACCACATGGTCAAAGGCGTTCGCAGGGCGATCAACGGTGCCGGCGACGCGCTGCTGAACCAGAATCTTGAAGCCGCCCAGGCCGTTATCGATGGCGACATCGAGATCGATGCCCTCGAAGCCAGCGTTGTCGACCAGTGCGTGAAGCTGCTGGCCAAGCAGAACCCGGTTGCCACCGATCTTCGCGTGGTTGTTTCCACCATGCGTTTGGCCACCACTTTCGAACGTATGGGCGATCTGGCTCGTCACATCGCCGAAGCCGCCCGCCGCACCTACCCGGCTTCCCCGCTGCCGGCCGAAGCCCAGCCGCTGTTCACCGAAATGCAGGCGTTCCTGAACGACGTCGCCGACCAGACCGTGGCCATGCTGTCTGACCGCGACACCAAGACCGCTGAGCAAATCATCATCAACGACGACAAGCTCGACGAACTGCACAAGAAGACCTTCGAACTGGCTCAGTCCGAGAATTGGGCCGGCACCAACCAGCAGCTCATCGACGTGGTGCTTATCGGCCGCTTCATGGAGCGTCTTGGCGATCACGCTGTGTCCGCGGCTCGCCGCGTGGTGTACATCGTCTCCGGTTTCGACCCGTCCAAGGAGCCGGCCCGCGACGAAGACACCGACATCGCCTGA
- a CDS encoding thymidylate synthase, producing MPYEDLVRRILTEGTLKSDRTGTGTISLFGQQMRFDLSEYFPLLTTKTVFFKGLAYELLWFLKGSTNVRWLQEHNVHIWDEWADENGDLGPVYGAQWRSWPAPTPDDPNRTIDQISNVLDLVKNHPDSRRMVVSAWNPAKVENMALPPCHALFQFYVADGKLSCQLYQRSCDMFLGVPFNIASYSLLTLMIAQQAGLQPGEFVWTGGDCHVYDNHIDQVLEQLSRDPYPYPHIRINKAASLFDYDYSDFEIVDYRHHPTIKAPVAV from the coding sequence ATGCCATATGAGGATTTGGTGCGTCGTATCCTGACGGAGGGCACGTTGAAGTCCGATCGTACGGGTACGGGCACCATCAGCCTGTTCGGCCAGCAGATGCGATTCGACCTGAGCGAGTATTTTCCGCTGCTCACTACGAAAACGGTGTTTTTCAAGGGACTTGCCTATGAGTTGCTGTGGTTCCTGAAGGGTTCCACGAATGTGCGTTGGCTGCAGGAACACAATGTGCATATTTGGGATGAATGGGCCGATGAGAACGGCGATTTGGGCCCCGTGTATGGTGCGCAGTGGCGCAGCTGGCCGGCGCCTACGCCTGATGATCCCAATCGCACCATCGATCAGATTAGCAATGTGCTCGATCTGGTCAAGAACCATCCGGATTCCCGCCGTATGGTCGTGTCTGCCTGGAATCCAGCCAAAGTGGAGAATATGGCGTTGCCGCCATGCCACGCGCTGTTCCAGTTCTACGTAGCGGATGGCAAGCTTTCATGCCAGCTGTACCAGCGTTCCTGCGACATGTTCCTCGGCGTGCCGTTCAATATTGCGTCCTATTCGTTGCTGACGCTGATGATTGCCCAGCAGGCCGGACTGCAGCCGGGGGAGTTCGTGTGGACGGGTGGCGACTGCCATGTGTACGACAATCACATCGATCAGGTTCTGGAGCAATTGAGCCGCGATCCATATCCGTATCCGCATATCCGCATTAACAAAGCCGCTTCTCTGTTCGATTACGATTACAGTGATTTTGAAATCGTCGACTACCGGCACCATCCAACCATCAAGGCGCCGGTGGCGGTCTGA
- a CDS encoding C40 family peptidase, with protein MVASNTMNIAKRFTSIFAVVAVSASLGAAVPAASAGSAMADTTVTATRSFPKTAAAKRDFLAEHTSTDVESNADWGGIESLDVPQTESQAEKDRKAQEQAEAEAQAQAQAAQAQTQTQAEAQTASRSSERADISSVPTAPASATGQALADYALQFQGYPYVSGGNTPSGWDCSGFVQWVFAQFGVSLPHYSGAQMSVGTAVGSIAEAAPGDIIVNTQHAAIYIGNGMVINALNPAQGTQVTSLAVFSGGYAIRRVL; from the coding sequence ATGGTAGCTTCGAACACGATGAATATTGCTAAACGTTTCACGAGTATCTTCGCCGTTGTTGCTGTGTCTGCTTCGTTGGGTGCGGCGGTTCCAGCCGCAAGCGCAGGCAGTGCTATGGCTGATACTACGGTAACCGCTACACGTTCTTTCCCGAAGACCGCCGCGGCCAAGCGTGATTTTCTCGCCGAGCACACATCCACGGATGTTGAGTCCAACGCCGATTGGGGTGGCATCGAAAGTTTGGATGTTCCCCAGACCGAGTCTCAGGCAGAAAAGGACCGAAAGGCTCAGGAGCAGGCTGAGGCTGAAGCTCAGGCTCAAGCACAGGCGGCTCAGGCTCAGACACAGACGCAGGCTGAAGCTCAGACTGCCAGCCGTTCTTCCGAACGTGCCGACATCAGCAGCGTTCCCACGGCTCCTGCGAGTGCCACTGGTCAGGCATTGGCCGACTATGCTCTGCAGTTCCAAGGCTATCCGTATGTGTCTGGAGGCAATACTCCGTCCGGCTGGGATTGCTCTGGTTTCGTGCAGTGGGTGTTCGCCCAGTTCGGTGTAAGCCTGCCGCATTATTCTGGTGCCCAGATGAGCGTTGGAACGGCTGTAGGAAGCATTGCCGAAGCAGCTCCAGGGGATATCATCGTCAATACTCAGCATGCCGCGATCTATATTGGCAACGGCATGGTGATCAACGCGCTGAATCCGGCTCAGGGAACGCAGGTTACTTCGCTGGCCGTGTTCTCGGGTGGCTATGCGATTCGTCGTGTGCTCTGA
- a CDS encoding universal stress protein, whose protein sequence is MINDKAILVGVDGSHASYKATWWAANYAKHAGLTLQIVCAYSLPSYAAVSFDATYTAMGDDNAAHSDAQEILSKAKAIADEQGVEATTLIVTGDPASVFVELSRNYNLIVIGNRGKGGLAERLLGTTSSSLPAYAYCPIVVVPYTDDDGNLMHLNNTITKVAVGSDESKWGLKALEIAADFAAAWDAELDVISAVPNMKGSDDEGVMASFKDDLEVRIKPLEEAHPDLKINKQIVPGPAVGALTKASYDHDVVVVGSRGRGGFTGLLLGSTSQGLLQHAVGPVYVVPRKYVEAAETRLDTVPSSPAEVKPKALDDIKGVEEVPVAKAEPEVVEAIETKIDPERQ, encoded by the coding sequence ATGATTAATGACAAGGCAATCCTCGTTGGTGTTGATGGATCCCACGCCAGCTACAAGGCCACGTGGTGGGCTGCGAATTATGCGAAGCATGCGGGATTGACATTGCAAATCGTATGTGCGTACTCGTTGCCGAGCTATGCCGCTGTCTCCTTTGACGCGACGTACACCGCCATGGGAGATGACAATGCGGCCCACAGCGACGCTCAGGAGATTCTGTCGAAGGCCAAGGCCATCGCCGATGAGCAGGGCGTTGAAGCGACGACCCTTATCGTCACGGGCGATCCGGCGTCCGTGTTCGTGGAACTGTCTCGAAACTACAATCTCATCGTCATCGGTAATCGCGGCAAGGGTGGCTTGGCGGAACGTCTGCTGGGTACCACCAGCTCCAGTCTGCCGGCATATGCGTACTGCCCGATCGTAGTGGTGCCGTACACCGATGATGATGGCAATCTGATGCATTTGAACAACACCATCACCAAGGTGGCCGTCGGCTCCGACGAATCCAAGTGGGGTTTGAAGGCCCTTGAGATCGCGGCTGATTTCGCCGCCGCATGGGATGCCGAGCTTGACGTCATCTCCGCGGTGCCGAATATGAAGGGTTCCGACGATGAAGGCGTGATGGCTTCGTTCAAGGATGATCTTGAAGTGCGTATCAAGCCGCTTGAGGAAGCCCATCCGGATTTGAAGATCAACAAGCAGATCGTGCCTGGCCCGGCGGTTGGCGCGCTGACCAAGGCTAGCTATGATCACGATGTCGTCGTGGTCGGTTCCCGTGGTCGTGGCGGCTTCACTGGTCTGCTGCTCGGCTCCACCAGCCAGGGCTTGCTGCAGCACGCGGTCGGCCCGGTGTATGTGGTGCCTCGCAAGTATGTCGAGGCTGCGGAAACCCGTCTTGATACGGTTCCGAGTTCGCCGGCCGAGGTCAAGCCGAAGGCACTCGACGATATCAAGGGTGTCGAAGAGGTGCCGGTCGCCAAGGCCGAGCCGGAAGTGGTCGAAGCCATCGAAACCAAGATCGACCCGGAACGTCAGTAA
- a CDS encoding sensor histidine kinase: protein MVESLGSWWRSLTHRNDDDEHDADDDTLDDATNALLSMLPLASIVVDEHDEVIRAHPSAYSLGVVRDDVIIEDSVLRAVREVRSFGGKKQFDLTTTTAYVAQHTPKAGKLSTRQAAKQALIGQQPASKPTATVSRPNWLKVIVGKLSDNLVVVLISDVSESVRFSQVRDSFITNVSEQLLKPTQSLEKLADIVEQGGTSQQDVERNAMQLRQSCSRLEHMISDLLLLIKAQKPILPTTDNRINVMDPVRVVVNSHREVAAQRNITIDMKGDESLEINGEAEQIQAALAKLVENAITYSKDGSTINVVAKANEEGTEAVISVLDRGAGIAIGEQSRIFERFYRGDNQNDHSGDGIGLGLAIVKHVALTHHGSASVWSSPGQGSTFALVLPLAGE from the coding sequence ATGGTTGAATCTTTGGGCTCGTGGTGGCGTTCATTGACGCACCGCAATGACGATGATGAGCATGATGCCGATGATGACACATTGGATGATGCCACCAATGCATTGCTTTCCATGCTTCCGTTGGCTTCCATTGTGGTCGATGAGCATGATGAGGTGATTCGTGCGCATCCTTCCGCATATTCGCTTGGTGTGGTGCGAGACGACGTCATCATCGAAGACAGTGTGCTTCGGGCGGTACGCGAAGTGCGCTCCTTCGGTGGCAAAAAGCAGTTCGATCTGACCACCACCACCGCGTATGTTGCGCAACATACGCCGAAAGCAGGCAAGCTTTCCACTCGCCAAGCCGCGAAACAGGCGCTGATTGGGCAACAGCCAGCCAGTAAGCCCACGGCAACCGTGTCAAGGCCAAACTGGTTGAAGGTCATCGTCGGTAAACTCAGTGACAATCTGGTGGTGGTGCTGATCAGCGACGTCAGCGAAAGCGTACGATTCTCGCAGGTACGTGACTCCTTCATCACCAATGTGTCCGAACAGCTGCTCAAGCCCACACAATCGCTGGAAAAATTGGCGGATATCGTGGAACAAGGTGGAACAAGCCAGCAGGATGTTGAGCGCAACGCCATGCAGCTGCGTCAGTCCTGCTCCCGTTTGGAGCATATGATTTCTGACCTGCTGCTGCTTATCAAGGCGCAGAAGCCGATCCTGCCGACCACAGACAATCGCATCAATGTGATGGATCCGGTGCGGGTTGTGGTCAACTCCCATCGTGAGGTGGCGGCGCAACGCAATATCACCATCGATATGAAGGGTGATGAAAGCCTGGAAATCAATGGCGAGGCCGAACAGATTCAGGCGGCGCTTGCCAAACTGGTTGAAAACGCCATCACCTATTCAAAGGACGGTTCAACGATCAATGTTGTGGCCAAAGCCAATGAGGAGGGCACGGAGGCGGTAATCAGCGTGCTTGATCGTGGCGCTGGCATTGCCATTGGCGAGCAAAGTCGTATTTTCGAGCGATTCTATCGTGGCGATAATCAGAATGATCATTCCGGCGATGGTATTGGTTTGGGACTTGCGATTGTCAAGCATGTTGCGTTGACGCATCATGGTTCCGCTTCAGTGTGGAGCAGTCCGGGTCAGGGAAGCACGTTCGCGCTGGTATTGCCATTGGCTGGGGAATAA
- a CDS encoding OsmC family protein, with protein sequence MGKRLWVERNKDGSWDAFSEDGAHIKFGKGRGQFTPGDLMKIALAGCAALSSQFAVEHTLGEGKGAKIVVDGTYDADNDAYIGFDEQVVIDASDAGLSDEDAEKFKERVTRHIDKGCTVKHTYVEKTPVRMNVTIKH encoded by the coding sequence ATGGGCAAGAGACTGTGGGTCGAGCGTAACAAAGACGGTTCTTGGGATGCGTTCAGCGAGGATGGCGCGCATATCAAGTTCGGCAAAGGCCGCGGCCAGTTCACGCCTGGCGACCTGATGAAAATCGCTTTGGCCGGCTGTGCCGCACTGTCGAGCCAGTTCGCCGTCGAACATACCTTGGGCGAGGGCAAGGGTGCGAAAATCGTTGTGGATGGCACCTATGACGCCGACAACGACGCTTATATCGGTTTCGACGAGCAGGTGGTCATCGACGCTTCCGACGCCGGCCTGAGCGACGAGGATGCCGAGAAATTCAAGGAACGTGTCACCCGTCATATTGACAAGGGCTGCACGGTGAAGCATACGTACGTGGAGAAAACTCCGGTCCGTATGAACGTCACCATCAAGCACTGA
- the serC gene encoding phosphoserine transaminase codes for MTNTVTIPSNMLPEDGRFGSGPTKIRPEQIQALDKGARNLLGTSHRQTPIKQVVGSIREGLSEFFQTPDGYEVVLGNGGASAFWDIACASLITRKAAFGTYGSFSSKFAKSAQSAPFLEEPEIFAGEPGTYRLPELTEYVDTYCWAHNETSTGVAAPIKRIAGTKEQGALTLIDATSGAGALPVDISQTDAYYFSPQKAFGSDGGLWIAVLSPAAVERAYGIAKSVDLPGARRWIPSFLSLTSAIENSRKDQTLNTPAVATLIMLENQVRWLNDNGGLAWASARCARSASLLYQWAEKSDYASPFVADKNARSNAVVTIDLDERISATQVVAALRENGIVDTNGYRKLGRNQLRIGVFPSVDPSDVDALTRCIDYVVEHL; via the coding sequence ATGACGAACACTGTGACCATTCCTTCCAACATGCTTCCGGAAGACGGACGCTTCGGCTCTGGCCCGACCAAAATCCGCCCGGAGCAAATCCAAGCGCTTGATAAGGGAGCCCGTAATCTCCTGGGAACCTCCCATCGACAGACCCCCATCAAGCAGGTGGTCGGCTCAATCCGCGAAGGACTGTCCGAATTCTTCCAGACCCCCGACGGCTACGAAGTGGTGCTGGGCAACGGCGGAGCCAGCGCGTTCTGGGATATCGCCTGCGCCTCGCTGATCACCCGCAAGGCCGCATTCGGCACATACGGCTCATTCAGCTCGAAGTTCGCCAAGTCAGCGCAATCCGCACCGTTCCTCGAGGAACCGGAGATTTTCGCAGGAGAGCCGGGAACCTACCGTCTGCCGGAGCTCACGGAATACGTGGACACCTACTGCTGGGCCCATAATGAGACTTCCACCGGCGTTGCCGCACCGATCAAACGCATCGCAGGAACCAAGGAACAGGGCGCGCTCACGTTGATCGACGCCACCAGCGGTGCCGGAGCGCTGCCGGTCGACATCAGCCAGACCGACGCCTATTATTTCTCCCCGCAGAAGGCCTTCGGTTCCGACGGCGGCCTGTGGATCGCCGTGCTCTCCCCCGCCGCGGTCGAACGCGCATACGGCATCGCCAAAAGCGTGGACCTTCCGGGCGCACGCCGCTGGATTCCCTCGTTCCTATCGCTTACCTCGGCCATCGAGAATTCACGCAAGGATCAGACGCTCAACACTCCAGCCGTAGCTACGCTGATTATGTTGGAAAATCAGGTGCGCTGGCTCAACGACAACGGTGGCCTCGCCTGGGCTTCGGCACGTTGCGCAAGGTCGGCGTCCCTGCTGTATCAGTGGGCGGAAAAGTCCGATTACGCTTCCCCATTCGTCGCCGACAAGAACGCTCGTTCCAACGCCGTGGTCACCATCGACCTTGACGAACGCATCAGCGCCACCCAAGTGGTTGCCGCACTGCGCGAAAACGGCATTGTAGACACCAACGGATACCGCAAGCTGGGACGCAACCAACTGCGCATCGGCGTGTTCCCATCGGTGGATCCAAGCGACGTCGACGCGCTCACCCGCTGCATCGACTATGTGGTGGAACATCTGTGA
- a CDS encoding oleate hydratase: MYYSNGNYEAFARPKKPEGVNDKNAYIIGTGLAALTAACYLVRDAQMPGSHIHVFEKDAVPGGACDGANIPGVGYVMRGGREMDNHFEVMWDMFRSIPSIETEGVSVLDEYYWLNKEDPNFSLCRSTKARGVDAGTNGKFNLSDKASMEIMKLFFTPNEELYGKKISDYFDDEVFNSNFWMYWRTMFAFENWHSALEMKLYIRRYIHHIGGLPDFSALRFTRYNQYESMILPMIKYLEGFGVQFHYNVKVENVDFKIGGGMGPVRQHTGTGQDTILKKQAESGVFVRNPYSSPTKKMATRIDLTEADGTARSIDLGESDLVFITNGGCVENSSMGSQTEPAAWTPEIKPGGGWDMWRRIAKQDPSFGHPDVFCGDPEHSKWMSATVTTLDMEIPPYIQKICKRDPFSGRVVTGGIVTVEDSNWLLSWTLNRQQQFRDQPKDQLCVWVYGLFPDKPGNYVKKPMQECTGEEICEEWLYHMGVPVEKIADLAKNHANTVPVMMPYIDAFFMPRSAGDRPDVVPDGAVNFAFLGQFAETPRDTIFTTEYSMRTGMEAVYTLCDVDRGVPEVWGSVYDVRNLLNATVMLRDGKPITDMKLNPIEKTVLKQVLKKLDSTDIPMLLKEYGVI, from the coding sequence ATGTATTATTCCAACGGCAATTACGAAGCATTCGCCCGACCGAAGAAGCCCGAAGGCGTGAACGACAAGAACGCGTACATCATCGGCACTGGCTTGGCCGCACTCACCGCAGCCTGCTACCTGGTGCGAGACGCTCAAATGCCGGGCAGCCACATTCACGTATTCGAAAAGGACGCGGTTCCGGGAGGAGCCTGCGACGGCGCGAATATTCCCGGTGTTGGCTATGTGATGCGCGGCGGCCGTGAAATGGACAACCATTTCGAAGTGATGTGGGATATGTTTCGCTCCATTCCATCCATCGAAACGGAAGGCGTTTCCGTACTTGACGAGTATTACTGGCTGAACAAGGAAGATCCCAACTTCTCACTCTGCCGCTCCACAAAAGCGCGCGGTGTTGACGCAGGCACGAACGGCAAATTCAATCTGTCGGACAAAGCCTCGATGGAGATCATGAAATTGTTCTTCACTCCGAATGAGGAACTGTACGGCAAGAAAATTTCTGATTATTTCGACGATGAGGTTTTCAATTCGAATTTCTGGATGTACTGGCGCACTATGTTCGCTTTTGAAAATTGGCATAGTGCGTTGGAAATGAAGCTGTATATCCGTCGATATATTCATCATATTGGCGGATTGCCGGACTTCAGTGCGTTGCGTTTTACCCGTTACAACCAGTATGAGTCGATGATTCTGCCGATGATCAAGTATTTGGAAGGATTCGGCGTGCAGTTCCACTACAACGTGAAGGTGGAGAACGTCGATTTCAAGATCGGCGGTGGCATGGGTCCAGTTCGGCAGCATACAGGCACCGGTCAAGACACGATTTTGAAGAAGCAGGCTGAATCCGGTGTGTTCGTACGTAATCCGTATAGCTCGCCAACCAAGAAAATGGCCACGCGCATCGATTTGACTGAAGCGGATGGCACCGCGCGAAGCATTGACTTGGGCGAGAGCGATCTAGTGTTCATTACCAACGGCGGATGCGTGGAGAACTCGTCGATGGGCTCGCAGACCGAGCCGGCCGCGTGGACTCCGGAAATTAAGCCCGGCGGCGGTTGGGATATGTGGCGTCGCATCGCCAAGCAAGACCCGAGTTTCGGCCACCCGGACGTATTCTGTGGCGATCCGGAGCATTCGAAGTGGATGAGCGCCACCGTAACCACGCTTGACATGGAAATTCCGCCATATATTCAGAAAATCTGCAAGCGTGACCCGTTCTCCGGCCGCGTGGTGACAGGCGGCATCGTCACCGTGGAGGATTCCAACTGGCTGCTGAGCTGGACTTTGAACCGCCAGCAGCAGTTCCGAGACCAGCCGAAAGACCAGCTGTGCGTGTGGGTGTACGGCCTGTTCCCCGACAAGCCCGGCAACTATGTGAAGAAGCCGATGCAGGAATGCACCGGCGAGGAGATCTGCGAGGAATGGCTCTACCATATGGGCGTACCGGTCGAAAAGATCGCGGATCTGGCCAAAAACCACGCGAACACGGTTCCGGTGATGATGCCGTACATCGACGCGTTCTTCATGCCTCGTTCCGCCGGAGACCGTCCCGATGTGGTACCGGATGGCGCGGTGAACTTCGCTTTTCTCGGTCAGTTCGCCGAAACCCCGCGCGACACGATCTTCACCACTGAGTATTCGATGCGCACCGGCATGGAGGCTGTGTATACCTTGTGCGATGTGGACCGTGGCGTGCCGGAAGTGTGGGGCTCGGTCTACGACGTACGCAACCTGCTCAACGCCACGGTGATGCTGCGTGACGGCAAGCCAATTACCGACATGAAGCTCAACCCCATTGAAAAGACCGTGTTGAAACAGGTTCTGAAGAAACTCGATTCCACCGATATTCCGATGTTACTTAAAGAATACGGTGTGATCTGA